The following coding sequences lie in one Aspergillus puulaauensis MK2 DNA, chromosome 3, nearly complete sequence genomic window:
- a CDS encoding nucleoside-diphosphate-sugar epimerase family protein (COG:G,M;~EggNog:ENOG410PNHV;~InterPro:IPR036291,IPR008030;~PFAM:PF13460,PF05368): MSALVITGATGKQGGSVIKSLLAQNAPFDILAVTRSAQSAAAQSLAQTSPKIRIVEGNLDNPAALFASAKRQTASPIWGVFSVQAARPGSDQELQQGIALVNESITQGVKFFVYSSVDRGGDRSINNPTTIPHFIYKHEIEKHLIEKAAAAGMEWTILRPTAFMENLSADFFGKVFATAWLMALKGKSLQLVATSDIGFFAARAFVNPGEFRGRSLSLAGDELTYDQMATTFKQKVGRGVPTTFRFPVWLMMRAVKELGVMFQWFHDEGYGADVAALRKMNPGLKDFGLWLETESAFRRE, translated from the exons atgtCCGCCCTCGTCATAACCGGCGCCACAGGCAAACAGGGAGGCTCCGTGATAAAGAGCCTCCTGGCCCAAAACGCCCCCTTTGACATTCTCGCCGTCACACGGAGTGCGCAATCCGCTGCTGCGCAAAGTCTGGCGCAGACGTCACCCAAGATCCGTATCGTGGAGGGCAACCTGGATAACCCAGCAGCGCTATTTGCATCTGCGAAACGGCAGACGGCGAGCCCGATTTGGGGCGTGTTTAGTGTGCAG GCCGCTCGTCCTGGATCAGACCAGGAGCTTCAGCAGGGCATCGCCCTAGTGAACGAATCTATTACCCAGGGCGTCAAGTTCTTCGTCTACAGCTCGGTCGACCGCGGGGGCGACAGGTCTATCAACAACCCGACGACTATCCCGCACTTCATCTACAAGCACGAGATTGAGAAACACCTGATcgagaaagcagcagcagccgggATGGAGTGGACGATTCTGCGACCAACCGCGTTTATGGAGAACCTGAGTGCGGATTTCTTTGGCAAGGTATTTGCCACTGCGTGgttgatggcgttgaagggGAAGAGTCTGCAGCTTGTTGCGACGAGTGACATTGGATTCTTTGCTGCGAGGGCATTCGTGAATCCTGGCGAGTTCAGGGGGAGGTCTTTGTCGTTGGCTGGGGACGAGTTGACGTATGACCAAATGGCGACGACGTTCAAGCAGAAAGTGGGAAGGGGTGTCCCGACGACATTCCGGTTTCCCGtttggttgatgatgagggcCGTGAAGGAGTTGGGCGTGATGTTCCAGTGGTTTCATGATGAGGGCTACGGGGCTGATGTTGCTgcgttgaggaagatgaatcCTGGTTTGAAGGATTTCGGTCTGTGGCTGGAAACAGAGAGTGCGTTTAGGAGGGAATAG
- a CDS encoding uncharacterized protein (COG:K;~EggNog:ENOG410PHTN;~InterPro:IPR036864,IPR007219,IPR001138;~PFAM:PF00172,PF04082;~go_function: GO:0000981 - DNA-binding transcription factor activity, RNA polymerase II-specific [Evidence IEA];~go_function: GO:0003677 - DNA binding [Evidence IEA];~go_function: GO:0008270 - zinc ion binding [Evidence IEA];~go_process: GO:0006351 - transcription, DNA-templated [Evidence IEA];~go_process: GO:0006355 - regulation of transcription, DNA-templated [Evidence IEA]) — MNSHPAGEAAVSKRSCLRCSQRKVRCDRAHPCARCVQASVENECSYPGSAKRGPRILRRPPISVVMTRLKELEDEVARLRGDGEEAGSEQGHEHFSINAQGKPGHWDRLGARFGNGRYVGDEASVVLGDKIRELRDAYDPLVEEESMESVPTVDSDDGYLFASLELLQPGRIKMFWSIYKENVAPMIAMLHKPSIDALINEFCTNPELIPDPAPRALILAICFAAVVSATDDDCLSITGQTYDSCVQEYRLATEQVLTRDNLISSQDIRILQAAVLFLLCLRCNGDSRVAWAEAAIVVRVAQKQGIHRDGQCLGLSTFDTEMRRRLWWHLCILDMLCSEDQGTETQIVPAMFDTQIPVNIDSDELTVDMDELPSPPNLGFTDITLCIIHCEMMTNLYWVGSSFSSDRQAPNINDRADLLSTLADRLEKQYLDRLNVNIPIQWITAVITRLTLTKACLVIRLQASRDNTNTNTNKDEIFYMAVETLKFASLLQSNEPTAQWAWLCNTYKHQHVLAFALSELCVRPASPEIDHAWDVVTQFYNMSLNGRHPTNSMLRRPLSRLMERASMVRNGSGGAEPAMRVDVEPELSYSAEDWLRVL; from the exons ATGAACTCTCACCCCGCAGGAGAAGCGGCAGTGTCCAAACGCAGCTGCCTCCGCTGTAGCCAGCGAAAGGTGCGGTGCGACCGGGCCCACCCATGCGCACGATGCGTCCAAGCCAGTGTTGAAAATGAATGCTCCTACCCCGGATCTGCCAAAAGAGGTCCGCGGATACTGAGGCGGCCCCCCATTTCTGTTGTTATGACGCGGCTtaaggagttggaggatgaggtggCGCGGCTCCGgggggatggggaagagGCTGGGAGCGAACAGGGGCATGAACATTTTAGCATCAACGCACAAGGGAAACCTGGGCATTGGGATAGACTAGGTGCTCGATTCGGAAATGGTCGCTATGTTGGTGATGAGGCGTCTGTTGTTCTGGGAGATAAG ATACGTGAGCTGCGAGACGCCTATGACCCgctggtggaagaagagagtatGGAGTCTGTCCCAACTGTTGATAGTGATGATGGCTATCTCTTCGCATCGTTGGAGTTGTTACAGCCTGGACGGATCAAAATGTTCTGGTCTATTTACAAAGAAAATGTTGCACCCATGATAGCGATGCTACACAAGCCCTCCATTGACGCCCTTATTAATGAGTTCTGCACAAACCCTGAACTCATTCCCGATCCGGCTCCCAGGGCTCTTATCCTAGCCATTTGCTTTGCAGCCGTAGTCAGTGCAACAGACGACGATTGTCTCTCCATCACCGGCCAGACGTACGATTCCTGTGTTCAGGAATACCGACTCGCCACGGAGCAGGTATTGACAAGGGACAACCTCATCAGCAGCCAAGATATCCGCATACTGCAGGCCGCAGTTTTGTTCCTGCTATGTTTGCGCTGCAATGGTGACTCCAGAGTGGCATGGGCCGAAGCCGCGATTGTAGTCCGCGTTGCGCAAAAGCAAGGGATACATCGCGATGGCCAATGTCTCGGACTGAGCACTTTTGATACTGAAATGCGGCGCCGTCTATGGTGGCACCTTTGCATTCTCGACATGCTCTGTTCCGAAGACCAAGGGACCGAAACCCAGATCGTGCCCGCCATGTTTGATACCCAGATCCCGGTGAACATTGACAGCGACGAGCTCACAGTAGATATGGATGAACTACCATCACCTCCTAACCTAGGCTTCACTGATATCACGCTGTGCATCATCCATTGCGAAATGATGACAAACCTATACTGGGTCGGTTCATCTTTTAGCAGCGATCGACAGGCGCCAAATATAAACGACCGAGCAGATCTCCTATCAACACTAGCCGACCGTCTTGAGAAACAGTATCTCGACAGATTAAATGTAAACATCCCAATACAGTGGATAACCGCCGTCATTACACGACTCACCCTAACAAAGGCATGCCTTGTTATCCGTCTCCAGGCCTCGCGagacaacaccaacacgAACACGAACAAGGATGAGATATTCTACATGGCCGTTGAAACGCTAAAGTTCGCCAGCCTGCTACAAAGCAACGAGCCAACAGCGCAGTGGGCCTGGCTCTGCAACACGTATAAGCACCAGCATGTCCTCGCCTTTGCCCTCTCTGAACTCTGCGTGCGACCTGCCTCGCCTGAGATAGACCATGCCTGGGATGTGGTGACGCAGTTTTATAACATGTCGCTAAATGGGCGTCACCCGACGAATAGTATGCTGCGAAGACCACTGTCGCGATTGATGGAGCGAGCTAGCATGGTGAGGAATGGAAGCGGCGGGGCGGAACCAGCCATGAGGGTGGATGTTGAGCCTGAACTGTCTTATTCGGCTGAGGACTGGCTCAGGGTTCTATAA
- a CDS encoding sodium:calcium antiporter (COG:P;~EggNog:ENOG410PMUG;~InterPro:IPR004481,IPR004837;~PFAM:PF01699;~TransMembrane:10 (i7-24o44-65i72-93o105-125i132-152o204-225i232-251o271-293i305-325o331-351i);~go_component: GO:0016021 - integral component of membrane [Evidence IEA];~go_process: GO:0055085 - transmembrane transport [Evidence IEA]), with the protein MDWDSLCFNTATFIAGIFVLDYGADKFVDHTVVVGQRVGISPTLIALLTAGAEYEELAVVVAAILQHRAPLALGNVIGSTISNILGAFSLGLLCHPGRMEFDWTAKMYSALLLAVTTLVVGLAFFDQLNQPTGGVLIAIFALYLISIGYAIYRGIAEPPQMSDSDSEDDVPASRSHQMPSEEDPLLSTPNSPSPEDGRNISRPLYYHLFQLLFGLFALSLSGYILAHSAGTIADSLHLSGTVFGLTIIAFATTLPEKFISVLSGFRGQGGIVVAATAGSNIFLLTLCIGIVAASGGAVDQADAFVLFDLVTVWMSAFFLAVVVFLRPPSRISGLVLLAAYLVFLVLEFSLYKKRL; encoded by the exons ATGGACTGGGATAGCCTCTGCTTTAATACCGCGACCTTCATCGCCGGCATCTTTGTCCTTGACTATGGTGCGGATAAATTCGTGGACCACACTGTTGTCGTGGGGCAGCGTGTGGGCATCTCGCCGACCCTCATTGCTCTTTTGACGGCTGGAGCAGAATATGAAGAG CTCGCTGTTGTGGTTGCCGCAATCCTGCAACACCGTGCACCCCTTGCCCTGGGCAATGTGATCGGttccaccatctccaacatcctcgGCGCCTTCTCCCTCGGTCTTCTGTGCCATCCAGGCCGAATGGAGTTCGACTGGACTGCAAAGATGTACTCCGCTTTGCTTCTTGCTGTCACTACATTGGTTGTGGGTTTGGCCTTTTTTGACCAGCTAAATCAGCCTACAGGCGGAGTCCTCATAGCCATATTTGCCCTGTACTTGATCTCCATCGGGTACGCCATTTATAGAGGCATAGCGGAGCCACCTCAGATGTcggacagcgacagcgaagacgatgtaCCCGCCAGTCGTAGCCATCAGATGCCCTCAGAGGAGGATCCGCTGCTATCGACGCCCAACTCGCCATCTCCAGAGGATGGCAGAAACATATCACGACCACTCTACTACCATCtattccagcttctcttcggCCTATTTGCGCTATCTTTATCTGGATATATCCTTGCCCACAGTGCCGGCACAATCGCTGATTCCCTCCACCTGTCAGGCACCGTATTCGGCTTGACAATTATTGCCTTTGCCACGACCCTCCCAGAGAAGTTCATTTCCGTGCTCAGTGGTTTTCGTGGACAAGGAGGCATTGTCGTTGCAGCAACTGCAGGCAGCAACATATTCCTCCTAACGCTGTGCATCGGCATTGTTGCTGCCTCCGGAGGGGCTGTCGATCAGGCAGATGCATTTGTTCTTTTTGACCTGGTAACAGTCTGGATGTCGGCGTTCTTTCTTGCTGTGGTTGTATTTCTAAGACCGCCAAGTCGGATTTCTGGTTTAGTATTGCTTGCTGCGTACTTGGTGTTTTTGGTCCTCGAGTTCTCGCTGTATAAAAAAAGGTTATAA
- a CDS encoding uncharacterized protein (COG:S;~EggNog:ENOG410PZVN;~SECRETED:SignalP(1-18)), translating into MRSFFLFSALALAASVLAQDIDSNDVPSQCTDACASVVSLTARCDKSTNDDDSAERKCVCDDPDASKSVPNCAACLDRYSKDGKDNDANDIVRKCSFASTTYDPTMTSSATSTSSPSSTTGATAESSTPPSAGHSTGLTSGLLGMGIGISLLASVGL; encoded by the exons ATGCGTtcattcttcctcttctctgcatTGGCTCTGGCAGCATCAGTTCTAGCCCAGGACATCGATTCCAACGATGTCCCATCCCAATGCACAGATGCCTGCGCCTCTGTTGTCAGTCTGACTGCCAGATGCGACAAATCTACCAATGACGACGATTCGGCTGAGAGAAAATGCGTCTGCGATGACCCTGATGCATCAAAGAGCGTCCCAAACTGCGCCGCCTGCCTCGACAGGTACAGCAAAGACGGCAAGGACAACG ATGCAAATGATATTGTCCGCAAATGCTCGTTTGCCTCCACCACGTATGACCCTACCATGACCTCCTCTGCCACTTCCACCAGCAGTCCTAGTTCTACTACCGGTGCGACTGCCGAGTCGTCGACACCACCCTCAGCAGGCCATTCAACTGGGCTGACATCTGGGCTTCTTGGAATGGGTATAGGCATTAGCCTTTTGGCTTCAGTTGGGCTTTAA
- a CDS encoding uncharacterized protein (COG:M;~EggNog:ENOG410PG3K;~InterPro:IPR003333,IPR029063;~PFAM:PF13649,PF02353,PF08241,PF13489;~go_process: GO:0008610 - lipid biosynthetic process [Evidence IEA]) produces MTSTLSYYIHPYAQQIALHALQRINGARLKFILQYKEPPEEIQVGETGSEKSDSAVELRVRSPNVWMRICSCFDLGFAEAYMFQEVDCDDLGRIFDIYIKNKNRLGSGNLLLQLLPRVAWLLQPTNSIQEARQNISSHYDTSNELFSAFLSPDLNYSCAHWSGDPAEPLESAQARKVQNLLSKAQLSSSHHVLDIGCGWGDLGIKAAQIYGCRVTGLTLSERQKSLADQRIKAAGLQDRVRILLCDYRKASAPGPGADSDNGGFYDRVISVGMFEHVGPEYLDEYFKTISELLHPTHGVMVIDGITMTNKLRETKSKVPTFIGRYVFPGGYLPTIHMLFDSLHRGSEGSLEVTSALNIGPHYGKTLLAWQDNFLHNWGRIESDYRAARPGVSDAEVEAFRRQWLYYFRYCEAAFRTRLLGNYIIVAARTPEQMVEVDVGAGSADGMFEN; encoded by the exons ATGACGTCCACCCTGTCATATTATATTCATCCATACGCGCAGCAGATTGCCCTCCATGCGCTCCAGCGGATTAACGGTGCGCGTCTCAAGTTTATTCTCCAATACAAAGAACCTCCAGAGGAGATCCAGGTTGGAGAGACCGGATCCGAGAAGTCCGACTCGGCTGTGGAGCTGCGCGTTCGAAGTCCCAATGTGTGGATGAGAATTTGTTCATGCTTCGATCTT GGCTTTGCAGAGGCCTATATGTTCCAAGAAGTCGACTGTGATGACCTCGGTCGAATATTTGAC ATCTACATCAAGAACAAAAACCGTCTTGGATCAGGGAatctgctgctccagcttctccctcgAGTTGCGTGGCTTctccaacccaccaacaGCATCCAGGAAGCCCGGCAAAACATTTCCTCCCACTACGACACCTCCAACGAGCTCTTCAGCGCCTTCCTCTCACCAGATTTGAATTACTCCTGCGCACATTGGTCTGGCGATCCCGCGGAACCGCTCGAGTCCGCACAGGCCCGCAAAGTCCAGAACCTCCTATCAAAGGCGCAGCTTTCATCATCACACCACGTTCTAGACATCGGCTGCGGATGGGGCGATCTGGGCATCAAGGCGGCGCAGATCTATGGGTGTCGCGTAACGGGCCTAACCCTATCGGAGAGACAGAAGAGTCTCGCAGATCAGAGGATCAAGGCGGCCGGGCTGCAGGATCGCGTACGCATCCTGCTTTGTGACTACCGGAAAGCATCTGCGCCAGGTCCAGGTGCAGATTCAGATAACGGTGGGTTCTATGACCGCGTCATCTCGGTGGGAATGTTCGAGCACGTTGGGCCGGAATATCTGGATGAGTACTTCAAGACTATTTCCGAGCTCCTGCACCCCACCCATGGAGTGATGGTGATTGATGGGATTACCATGACAAACAAG CTGCGCGAGACGAAATCCAAAGTCCCGACATTCATTGGCCGATACGTCTTCCCAGGCGGTTACCTGCCAACTATCCACATGCTCTTCGACTCGCTTCACCGGGGCTCAGAGGGGAGTCTGGAGGTTACCTCTGCCCTGAACATCGGACCCCATTACGGCAAGACGCTCCTGGCCTGGCAGGACAATTTCCTGCACAACTGGGGTAGGATCGAATCGGACTACCGGGCCGCACGCCCGGGGGTGTCGGATGCCGAAGTCGAGGCGTTTCGCCGGCAGTGGTTGTATTATTTTCGGTACTGCGAGGCGGCGTTTCGCACGAGGTTACTGGGGAATTACATCATTGTTGCAGCGAGGACGCCGGAGCAGATGGTTGAGGTGGATGTGGGTGCTGGTTCTGCAGATGGGATGTTTGAGAACTAA
- a CDS encoding cation diffusion facilitator family transporter (COG:P;~EggNog:ENOG410PVP6;~InterPro:IPR027469,IPR002524;~PFAM:PF01545;~TransMembrane:6 (i12-35o41-60i80-101o113-134i170-197o209-227i);~go_component: GO:0016021 - integral component of membrane [Evidence IEA];~go_function: GO:0008324 - cation transmembrane transporter activity [Evidence IEA];~go_process: GO:0006812 - cation transport [Evidence IEA];~go_process: GO:0055085 - transmembrane transport [Evidence IEA]), which produces MAFKISRIQRLSAVTGISMTFFIAEISVGFYTGSLALIADAFHYLSDVVGFLVALVAAIVEEKHTPPPSFTFGWQRSQLLGAFFNGVLLFSLGISTFLQSIERFIKLEIVEDPRLVMIIGCVGFGLNIISVVFLHEHDHGVQHDNYPCDENSDIEEAVIPHKQAKPKFDLALMAVLVHVMGDCGNNLGIIIAGLIIWQTDYSGRYYADPAVGMAIAVMIFLSSLPFIKRGGLILLQSAPDGVEPENVKRDLLQIPGITAVDELRIWQLNQEKSIASAHLVLNNDGEADFHRLVKTANECFYGYGIHHITLQPVTVDVNYEAVSVASVDSGKHGRNGNATGEKYLKV; this is translated from the exons ATGGCATTCAAGATCTCTCGGATTCAACGCCTCAGCGCGGTGACGGGCATATCCATGACGTTTTTCATCGCCGAGATATCTG TTGGCTTTTATACAGGTTCTCTCGCTCTCATTGCCGATGCCTTTCATTAT CTCAGCGATGTCGTCGGGTTCCTGGTTGCGCTGGTCGCCGCCATT GTCGAAGAAAAGCACACCCCGCCGCCGTCTTTCACATTTGGCTGGCAGCGCTCCCAACTACTCGGCGCATTCTTCAATGGAGTTCTGTTGTTTTCACTTGGAATTAGCACCTTTCTGCAGTCAATTGAGCGGTTCATTAAGTTGGAGA TTGTTGAAGATCCCAGACTTGTCATGATCATTGGTTGTGTAGGCTTTGGCCTGAATATCATCAGTGTTGTATTCCTGCATG AGCACGACCACGGAGTCCAACACGATAACTATCCCTGCGATGAGAACTCAGACATCGAAGAAGCCGTCATCCCCCACAAACAAGCCAAGCCAAAGTTCGACCTCGCTCTAATGGCAGTCCTTGTCCATGTCATGGGCGACTGCGGAAACAATCTGGGGATCATCATTGCCGGCCTCATCATCTGGCAGACTGATTACAGTGGGCGTTACTATGCAGATCCCGCGGTTGGAATGGCCATTGCGGTGATGATCTTCCTCTCGTCTCTTCCTTTCA TCAAACGGGGTGGTCTTATCCTGCTCCAGAGTGCTCCGGATGGCGTTGAACCGGAGAATGTGAAGCGTGACTTGTTGCAG ATACCGGGTATTACCGCTGTGGACGAGCTCCGCATATGGCAACTGAACCAGGAGAAGTCCATTGCCTCGGCGCATCTCGTCCTCAATAATGACGGCGAGGCAGACTTCCACCGGCTTGTGAAGACTGCGAATGAGTGTTTCTATGGATACGGTATTCATCATATTACACTGCAGCCGGTAACAGTGGATGTGAACTACGAAGCTGTCAGCGTCGCTTCAGTGGACAGTGGCAAGCAtggaagaaatggaaatgCCACAGGTGAAAAGTATTTAAAGGTGTAA